The following are encoded together in the Drosophila sechellia strain sech25 chromosome 3R, ASM438219v1, whole genome shotgun sequence genome:
- the LOC6606735 gene encoding uncharacterized protein LOC6606735, with amino-acid sequence MLDKPAPVGASWYTNLSDFQVQAVEALAFSIRDDHAEGTVYRTQFCLSRLGVTPMVKTRMLRKLIGICRGSDLAFLYFLMEACYKGTGSAYSERILMSAITFLDLEMTMRELDKILPPGVERLNKKESIAPPVDYRSMSLPTPLSTRRESDFRKVRSPYFTALPKPKLPKGGEKFTAKRPCHVVSFPFWPAGERPNYRVNEENRWFATYRFQPVKRMLFKMVGDIMADYWTKIDGTQPAESEAMPMCEFHKEALRQEQLLKDAAVVKAHKQCLALVDITSRQDALLKKRIVAQLERDIEEVTQRWKRLRERHHTDVMLLEDHDQMCSVGKVPTAVQDIKIKYLSQEADIGRLSAKPTLGIHVITGRGNVSLLSKVRVSDPDDDIPCPTVPVEQKLAKCPPPLLGHLKRPRKVSITKSKFGDDKQSSCKKSSKPGRFFEAPRQHSPFVFKYHEVAPQDQSPDPKDVIRAQAIRSLKEQSCPSSEDNYNGRINPRDQVVAAIVECAQNMWFGSLEAHQRRLTSGQSERPTTIEEPTKNEPEEICKTNEALDWTKTIKKFDPNNQHLMERLLRDGFSVLRRDPRCVFAAFPNSHKSFVMLEWIKRRYGKTYCHEEIVDTIEKGLATFMHVESQLNEAPSAKREGFSAKDTFDDIKRLEALCKKLKTEYRMPLNDKILTLTRICWSALSPHLARSSSMLKTFFAYLPVRYADMLK; translated from the coding sequence ATGCTGGACAAGCCAGCCCCAGTGGGGGCCTCATGGTACACCAATCTGTCCGACTTCCAGGTGCAGGCCGTCGAGGCACTGGCCTTCTCGATCCGCGATGACCACGCGGAGGGTACTGTGTACCGCACCCAGTTCTGTCTCAGTCGCTTGGGAGTAACGCCCATGGTGAAGACCCGGATGTTGCGGAAGCTAATTGGGATATGCCGCGGCAGCGACTTGGCATTCCTTTACTTTCTGATGGAGGCGTGCTACAAGGGCACAGGATCTGCGTACAGTGAACGAATCCTGATGTCCGCTATCACCTTCTTGGATCTGGAGATGACCATGAGGGAACTGGACAAAATTCTGCCGCCGGGAGTGGAACGGCTGAATAAGAAAGAGTCGATAGCTCCGCCAGTGGATTATCGTTCCATGTCGTTGCCAACACCTTTATCGACCAGACGGGAATCGGATTTTCGAAAGGTCCGTTCGCCCTACTTTACCGCGCTGCCCAAACCAAAGCTACCCAAGGGTGGCGAGAAGTTCACTGCCAAGAGACCCTGCCACGTGGTCTCCTTTCCATTCTGGCCCGCCGGCGAGAGGCCCAACTACAGGGTGAACGAGGAGAACCGCTGGTTCGCCACTTACAGGTTCCAGCCGGTGAAGCGGATGCTCTTCAAGATGGTGGGCGACATCATGGCCGACTACTGGACAAAGATAGATGGTACTCAGCCGGCGGAGAGCGAGGCGATGCCCATGTGCGAGTTCCACAAGGAGGCACTGCggcaggagcagctgctgaAGGATGCAGCTGTGGTCAAGGCCCACAAACAGTGTTTGGCTCTCGTGGATATCACTTCACGCCAGGATGCCCTCCTTAAAAAGCGTATCGTGGCCCAGTTGGAAAGGGACATTGAGGAGGTCACGCAACGTTGGAAACGACTTCGTGAGCGCCACCACACGGATGTCATGTTATTGGAGGATCACGATCAGATGTGTTCGGTGGGCAAAGTGCCCACGGCTGTGCAGGATATCAAGATAAAGTACCTATCCCAGGAAGCGGACATCGGGCGTCTGAGTGCCAAACCCACCTTGGGTATCCATGTGATCACCGGCAGGGGTAACGTGAGTCTGCTAAGTAAAGTGCGGGTCTCGGATCCCGATGATGACATCCCATGCCCCACGGTACCCGTGGAGCAAAAGCTAGCCAAATGTCCACCCCCCTTACTAGGTCACCTCAAACGTCCGCGAAAGGTGTCCATCACGAAATCGAAATTCGGCGACGATAAGCAATCTTCCTGCAAGAAATCATCGAAGCCAGGACGCTTTTTCGAGGCTCCTCGCCAGCACAGTCCCTTCGTGTTCAAATACCATGAGGTTGCACCGCAGGATCAGAGTCCAGATCCCAAGGATGTGATACGTGCCCAGGCCATCCGCTCTTTAAAGGAGCAAAGTTGCCCCTCAAGCGAGGATAACTACAACGGACGTATCAATCCCCGAGACCAGGTGGTGGCGGCCATCGTTGAGTGCGCCCAAAATATGTGGTTCGGCTCCCTGGAGGCTCATCAACGGCGCCTGACATCTGGCCAATCCGAAAGACCAACGACTATTGAAGAGCCAACCAAGAATGAGCCGGAAGAAATCTGCAAAACAAATGAAGCCCTAGATTGGACAAAGACAATCAAGAAGTTCGACCCCAACAACCAACACTTAATGGAGCGCCTGCTTCGGGATGGATTTTCCGTACTGAGACGGGATCCACGCTGCGTCTTCGCCGCTTTTCCCAACTCGCATAAATCCTTTGTGATGCTCGAGTGGATTAAGCGTCGATATGGGAAGACCTACTGCCACGAAGAGATTGTCGATACGATTGAAAAGGGACTGGCCACCTTTATGCATGTTGAGAGCCAACTAAACGAAGCACCCAGCGCCAAGCGCGAAGGATTCTCGGCAAAGGACACATTCGACGACATTAAGCGTCTGGAGGCGCTGTGCAAGAAGTTAAAAACCGAATACAGAATGCCGCTCAACGACAAGATCCTGACCCTGACAAGGATCTGCTGGAGTGCCCTGAGTCCCCACTTGGCCAGAAGCTCATCCATGCTCAAAACCTTCTTCGCCTATCTGCCAGTTCGATACGCAGACATGCTGAAATAG
- the LOC116801713 gene encoding uncharacterized protein LOC116801713 has translation MSVLEQVCGGPEPKWKAERSIFELPEHKLITSQECMQLKRELEAERPDEFEVSPMILCLMLTLLLFLIGFWIWLISRSCLFSQPEPVAFKSREVHRVPGGSTPKCKSQKISYFDELADWDGNPLKYSGSNQAPVLETEGESVQKTDSKESVLSTSHALAGSALCSPKRKYRIKWSNFIRRNRKKQSETESLQ, from the exons ATGTCAGTCCTTGAACAAGTTTGCGGTGGACCTGAGCCGAAATGGAAAGCAGAAAGAAGCATCTTCGAGCTGCCGGAACATAAACTGATCACCTCACAGGAATGCATGCAACTGAAGCGTGAGCTGGAAGCCGAGAGGCCAGATGAGTTCGAGGTTAGTCCCATGATCCTGTGCCTTATGCTGACCCTGTTGCTTTTCCTGATCGGCTTCTGGATTTGGTTAATATCGCGTAGCTGCCTCTTTTCGCAACCAGAGCCGGTTGCTTTTAAGAGCAGGGAAGTACATCGCGTTCCCGGAGGTTCAACTCCAAaatgcaaaagccaaaaaattaGTTACTTTGATGAACTGGCGGACTGGGATGGTAATCCATTGAAATATAGCGGTTCCAATCAAG CTCCAGTCTTGGAAACGGAGGGCGAATCTGTGCAAAAAACTGATAGCAAGGAATCGGTTCTCTCAACCAGTCACGCCTTGGCAGGATCAGCCCTCTGCAGTCCAAAAAGGAAATACAGGATCAAGTGGTCCAACTTTATTAGGCGCAATCGAAAAAAACAATCCGAAACTGAAAGCCTACAATGA
- the LOC6606737 gene encoding transcription initiation protein SPT3 homolog: MNYNAKRVMRQNSVCVGSNDMASSPIMMGPAPPSAPSTPQLQTTEDIKPLLVQRQVILLQSGSIPTNPSPQQINLAGQNVAGGASGSNVANVLIPDDAPVSLLTEIADIMRSFGDSDQPRTGSVKLVEQILQQQLRGIFNEASLVAMRRKQNPCPSQADFEFLMRNHPVKIARMRKHLKDMRILKRFLSIRTGRPQDFMDDLEQQEEDEELAIDVHELHDEDRMRRLFRADRISQILTGQQYLEFNEARKTSFYCRHGEKIKNKFRRFLDLPADLRIPTPTMNILAYLAHETIAAIVDYSILTRLNSDNRATEPYSRVTSAGGSPAMMHVCPEVTQGRGMEVVKPISVPEIHEAMRRFRQMSSRKIGRYRNSCDIDFRRSFLAI, translated from the coding sequence atgaacTACAACGCCAAGCGAGTAATGCGCCAGAACTCGGTTTGCGTGGGTTCCAACGACATGGCATCGTCGCCGATAATGATGGGACCTGCCCCGCCCTCGGCGCCCAGCACGCCGCAACTGCAGACCACCGAGGATATCAAGCCGCTGCTTGTGCAGCGCCAGGTGATTCTGCTTCAAAGTGGGAGCATACCGACGAATCCCTCGCCCCAGCAGATCAACCTAGCTGGACAGAATGTAGCCGGTGGTGCGAGCGGGAGCAACGTTGCCAACGTTCTCATTCCGGATGATGCACCAGTCTCACTGCTCACAGAGATTGCGGATATCATGAGAAGCTTTGGCGACAGCGATCAGCCCAGGACGGGAAGTGTCAAGCTGGTGGAGCAGatcctgcagcagcagctgcgcgGCATATTCAATGAGGCTTCGCTGGTGGCCATGCGGCGAAAACAGAATCCCTGCCCGTCGCAGGCGGACTTTGAGTTTCTGATGCGCAACCATCCGGTGAAGATAGCGCGGATGCGTAAGCACCTCAAGGATATGCGCATACTCAAAAGGTTCCTTAGTATCCGCACGGGAAGGCCGCAGGACTTCATGGACGACttggagcagcaggaggaggacgaggagctgGCCATCGATGTGCACGAACTACACGACGAGGACCGAATGCGAAGATTATTCCGCGCAGATCGGATCTCGCAGATCCTTACGGGCCAGCAGTACCTGGAGTTCAATGAGGCGCGCAAGACGTCATTCTACTGCCGCCATGGCGAGAAGATCAAGAACAAGTTCCGCCGCTTTCTGGACCTGCCCGCGGACCTTCGCATCCCAACGCCGACAATGAACATTCTGGCCTATCTGGCGCATGAGACCATTGCCGCCATTGTCGACTATTCAATCCTGACGCGCCTGAACTCGGACAACCGTGCGACCGAGCCCTACAGCCGAGTGACATCCGCCGGCGGCAGTCCGGCTATGATGCACGTCTGCCCGGAGGTCACCCAGGGTCGCGGCATGGAGGTGGTTAAGCCAATCAGTGTACCGGAGATCCACGAGGCCATGCGCCGTTTTCGGCAAATGAGCAGCCGGAAGATTGGGCGGTATCGCAACTCTTGCGACATCGATTTCCGGCGCAGTTTTCTAGCCATTTAA
- the LOC6606734 gene encoding band 7 protein AGAP004871 isoform X2 — protein MVFILPCIDDTHRVDMRTDVTNVRPQDVLTKDSVTITVNAVVYYSIYSPIDSIIQVDDAKQATQLLSQVTLRNIVGSKTLNVLLTSRQQLSREIQQAVAGITYRWGVRVERVDVMDITLPTSLERSLASEAEAVREARAKIILAEGELKASKALKEASDVMSENKITLQLRHLQILSSIASERRVRIIYPIPLEMMEPFMSGKEGRKKGGGGGGGGGKDTKKEDVAGGSKETRKEGGGSGGFSGGSGGGLLSKFIFSGKDEKNQATRAGDKSNDPNEPRSSKSVMKGASEALAFNQETKEGLEVRIDVENRRPTYVAYEMECVKQSPAKFADDVDTAETNQKRTAPRRPGGLAFMDLQSYRDFLRTRW, from the exons ATGGTCTTTATCCTACCGTGCATCGATGATACTCACAGAGTAGATATGCGAACCGACGTGACCAATGTTCGCCCGCAGGATGTGCTTACAAAGGATTCGGTTACGATTACCGTAAATGCCGTTGTGTACTACAGCATATACAGTCCCATTGACTCCATTATCCAAGTGGACGATGCAAAACAGGCCACCCAGCTCTTATCCCAGGTCACGCTGCGTAATATCGTGGGATCGAAGACGCTTAATGTCCTCTTGACCTCCAGGCAGCAACTCTCCAGGGAAATTCAGCAGGCAGTAGCAGGAATCACATATCGCTGGGGTGTTCGCGTTGAGCGGGTGGATGT AATGGATATCACTTTACCAACTAGTCTTGAAAGATCCTTGGCCAGCGAGGCCGAGGCTGTGAGGGAAGCTCGTGCCAAGATAATTCTGGCCGAAGGTGAGCTAAAGGCTTCCAAGGCGCTGAAGGAGGCCTCCGATGTGATGTCGGAGAACAAGATTACTCTTCAG CTGAGGCATCTGCAGATCCTTTCATCGATCGCCTCGGAGCGAAGAGTAAGGATAATTTATCCTATTCCTCTGGAGATGATGGAACCCTTTATGTCTGGCAAAGAGGGGCGAAAAAAAGGTGGTGGGggtggaggtggtggtggcaaGGACACTAAGAAGGAAGATGTTGCCGGAGGTAGCAAGGAAACCCGAAAGGAAGGTGGTGGTTCTGGTGGTTTCAGTGGCGGAAGTGGTGGAGGACTTTTGtccaaatttattttttctggtAAGGACGAGAAGAACCAAGCTACAAGAGCAGGTGACAAATCAAATGATCCAAATGAACCCCGTTCCTCAAAGAGTGTTATGAAAGGTGCTAGTGAAGCCTTAGCATTTAATCAAGAAACCAAAGAAGGCCTAGAAGTTAGAATAGATGTGGAAAATCGGAGACCTACAT ATGTCGCCTACGAAATGGAGTGTGTTAAACAAAGTCCTGCGA agtTTGCCGATGACGTTGACACTGCCGAGACGAATCAGAAGCGCACTGCTCCACGTCGACCAG GAGGCCTGGCGTTTATGGACCTGCAATCTTATCGGGACTTCCTGCGAACTCGTTGGTAA
- the LOC6606734 gene encoding band 7 protein AGAP004871 isoform X1 translates to MKHHTHKKRNLFLLKFIIKIGVMNDQNERKDAASNSEMSKHDQKTPEEFKRPSADGGPRPPPSRYIQTSEDNKDTTFEKVVTGICWFLVIITFPFSIFCCLTIVPEYSRMIILRLGRLRKGLRGPGMVFILPCIDDTHRVDMRTDVTNVRPQDVLTKDSVTITVNAVVYYSIYSPIDSIIQVDDAKQATQLLSQVTLRNIVGSKTLNVLLTSRQQLSREIQQAVAGITYRWGVRVERVDVMDITLPTSLERSLASEAEAVREARAKIILAEGELKASKALKEASDVMSENKITLQLRHLQILSSIASERRVRIIYPIPLEMMEPFMSGKEGRKKGGGGGGGGGKDTKKEDVAGGSKETRKEGGGSGGFSGGSGGGLLSKFIFSGKDEKNQATRAGDKSNDPNEPRSSKSVMKGASEALAFNQETKEGLEVRIDVENRRPTYVAYEMECVKQSPAKFADDVDTAETNQKRTAPRRPGGLAFMDLQSYRDFLRTRW, encoded by the exons ATGAAACATCATACACACAAGAAAcgtaatttatttttactgAAATTTATTATCAAAATTGGCGTTATGAACGATCAAAACGAAAGGAAAGATGCGGCATCTAATTCAGAGATGAGTAAACATGACCAAAAGACCCCCGAGGAATTCAAACGACCTTCAGCTGATGGTGGACCTAGGCCACCACCGAGTCGATATATTCAAACCT CTGAGGACAATAAGGATACCACGTTCGAGAAGGTTGTAACCGGAATTTGCTGGTTCCTTGTGATCATAACCTTCCCCTTTTCCATATTTTGTTGTCTAACCATAGTTCCCGAGTACTCTCGAATGATTATCCTACGCCTAGGTCGTCTTAG GAAAGGTCTACGAGGTCCAGGAATGGTCTTTATCCTACCGTGCATCGATGATACTCACAGAGTAGATATGCGAACCGACGTGACCAATGTTCGCCCGCAGGATGTGCTTACAAAGGATTCGGTTACGATTACCGTAAATGCCGTTGTGTACTACAGCATATACAGTCCCATTGACTCCATTATCCAAGTGGACGATGCAAAACAGGCCACCCAGCTCTTATCCCAGGTCACGCTGCGTAATATCGTGGGATCGAAGACGCTTAATGTCCTCTTGACCTCCAGGCAGCAACTCTCCAGGGAAATTCAGCAGGCAGTAGCAGGAATCACATATCGCTGGGGTGTTCGCGTTGAGCGGGTGGATGT AATGGATATCACTTTACCAACTAGTCTTGAAAGATCCTTGGCCAGCGAGGCCGAGGCTGTGAGGGAAGCTCGTGCCAAGATAATTCTGGCCGAAGGTGAGCTAAAGGCTTCCAAGGCGCTGAAGGAGGCCTCCGATGTGATGTCGGAGAACAAGATTACTCTTCAG CTGAGGCATCTGCAGATCCTTTCATCGATCGCCTCGGAGCGAAGAGTAAGGATAATTTATCCTATTCCTCTGGAGATGATGGAACCCTTTATGTCTGGCAAAGAGGGGCGAAAAAAAGGTGGTGGGggtggaggtggtggtggcaaGGACACTAAGAAGGAAGATGTTGCCGGAGGTAGCAAGGAAACCCGAAAGGAAGGTGGTGGTTCTGGTGGTTTCAGTGGCGGAAGTGGTGGAGGACTTTTGtccaaatttattttttctggtAAGGACGAGAAGAACCAAGCTACAAGAGCAGGTGACAAATCAAATGATCCAAATGAACCCCGTTCCTCAAAGAGTGTTATGAAAGGTGCTAGTGAAGCCTTAGCATTTAATCAAGAAACCAAAGAAGGCCTAGAAGTTAGAATAGATGTGGAAAATCGGAGACCTACAT ATGTCGCCTACGAAATGGAGTGTGTTAAACAAAGTCCTGCGA agtTTGCCGATGACGTTGACACTGCCGAGACGAATCAGAAGCGCACTGCTCCACGTCGACCAG GAGGCCTGGCGTTTATGGACCTGCAATCTTATCGGGACTTCCTGCGAACTCGTTGGTAA
- the LOC6606738 gene encoding DDB1- and CUL4-associated factor 12, with protein MFNGMVRTIRDSVVGTYPSCHVSSRLEERRAKQRAMRQERRRKPDKPDDFVTYEDSGSDEETPQQQEEVLNTSYNLCDYLRSRESGLRDRRSVNVEYTSRYVLTHDMLRETQISLGYINKVFCSKWLSSRQVVFGTKCNKLLVYDVNMRRVDAIPTLSNSRANHPEIQGGLHAIELSPSRSFLATGARNSSDIAVYRLPTLDPVCVGEGGHRDLIMGMCWLDDQFLVSGSKDSRMALWRINEDHMEFPDGGEEACPTFATIHPLSVKEVRTAQRIRSLCFNKEFKEIAALSLNGYIHIFNAETFKQTLSRKLPNCQDNVSIAYHSDGLYAVGCRSYTILLDARTLQTIKKITSRYSGCGIRATSFEGNLLTVGTGLGMLLFYDIRAGKYLESSVNASRTVALKCSKGIVYPEDEMDGFQQVKYVPAIYTHCYDSTRMRLFAAGGPLPATLVGNYAGVWQ; from the exons ATGTTCAACGGGATGGTGAGAACCATTCGCGACAGCGTCGTGGGCACCTATCCGTCCTGCCACGTATCCTCGCGGCTGGAGGAGCGCAGGGCCAAGCAGCGGGCGATGCGTCAGGAGCGCAGAAGAAAACCGGACAAACCAGACGACTTTGTTACCTACGAGGATTCCGGCAGCGACGAGGAGACGCCCCAACAGCAGGAGGAGGTCCTGAACACATCCTACAACCTGTGCGACTACCTGCGCAGCCGGGAGAGTGGACTCCGGGAT CGTCGCAGCGTCAATGTGGAGTACACCAGTCGCTATGTGCTAACCCACGACATGCTGCGCGAGACGCAGATCAGTCTGGGCTACATCAACAAGGTCTTCTGCTCCAAGTGGCTGAGCAGTCGACAAGTGGTTTTCGGGACCAAGTGCAATAAACTGCTCGTCTACGATGTGAACATGCGCCGCGTGGACGCCATCCCAACGCTCTCCAACAGCCGGGCAAACCATCCCGAGATCCAGGGTGGCCTGCACGCCATCGAGCTGTCCCCCAGCCGATCCTTCCTAGCTACCGGTGCGCGCAACTCCTCTGACATCGCTGTGTACCGACTGCCTACGCTAGATCCCGTCTGTGTGGGCGAGGGTGGGCACCGCGACCTTATAATGGGCATGTGCTGGCTGGATGACCAGTTTCTTGTGTCCGGATCGAAGGACTCACGCATGGCTCTGTGGCGCATCAACGAGGATCACATGGAGTTTCCAGATGGCGGTGAGGAAGCATGTCCCACATTCGCAACGATCCATCCACTTAGTGTCAAGGAAGTTCGCACTGCCCAGAGG ATTCGATCTCTTTGCTTCAACAAGGAGTTTAAGGAGATCGCCGCCCTCTCGCTAAACGGATACATTCACATCTTCAATGCGGAGACCTTCAAGCAAACACTCTCACGAAAGCTGCCAAACTGCCAGGACAACGTGAGCATCGCCTACCACAGCGACGGCCTTTATGCCGTTGGATGCCGTTCCTATACCATCCTCTTGGACGCCCGAACCCTTCAAACCATTAAGAAGATCACATCTCGATACAGTGGCTGCGGTATACGGGCCACCTCGTTCGAAGGTAACCTGCTCACCGTTGGCACGGGTCTGGGCATGCTCCTGTTCTACGACATTCGAGCCGGAAAGTATTTGGAGAGCAGTGTGAATGCCTCGCGCACAGTCGCACTCAAGTGCAGCAAAGGAATTGTG TATCCGGAGGACGAGATGGATGGCTTCCAGCAGGTGAAGTATGTGCCTGCCATTTACACCCATTGCTATGACAGCACTAGGATGCGCCTCTTCGCTGCAGGAGGACCACTGCCGGCGACTTTGGTGGGCAACTATGCGGGCGTTTGGCAATAG
- the LOC116801714 gene encoding uncharacterized protein LOC116801714 — MNPACTLNLESKECQEWMNEVCAHCSHLLPGVEEAELWDKWWSDELPAPFKSRVNLMSAYDCHKLRKEVARQVTNSRDQEWHEEKGNPVTWTLCQLILLIIVMVSSMIAMGCALKVLCESQRRCSGRTKCAPPIKVKQEERPPPPPADVETPPQKDICKPAKQPKAFISFGRTTDPRTRFGPYKHQKLLQTASMRPECQPAES; from the coding sequence ATGAATCCAGCGTGCACACTGAACCTGGAGAGCAAGGAATGCCAGGAGTGGATGAACGAGGTGTGTGCCCACTGCTCCCACCTGCTGCCCGGCGTGGAGGAGGCGGAGCTGTGGGACAAGTGGTGGTCGGACGAGCTGCCCGCTCCGTTCAAGTCGCGAGTTAATCTTATGTCCGCCTACGATTGCCACAAGCTGCGCAAAGAGGTGGCCCGCCAGGTGACGAATAGCCGAGATCAGGAGTGGCACGAGGAGAAAGGCAATCCGGTCACCTGGACGCTCTGCCAGCTGATCCTACTGATCATAGTGATGGTTTCCTCGATGATCGCCATGGGGTGTGCCCTGAAAGTGCTCTGCGAAAGCCAACGTCGCTGCTCGGGCCGCACGAAATGTGCTCCCCCAATAAAGGTGAAACAGGAAGAGaggccaccgccaccaccagcCGATGTGGAGACGCCGCCCCAAAAGGACATCTGCAAGCCAGCCAAGCAGCCCAAGGCCTTCATCTCCTTTGGCCGGACCACCGACCCACGCACACGGTTCGGTCCGTACAAGCACCAGAAGCTGCTCCAGACCGCCTCCATGCGACCGGAATGCCAGCCGGCGGAGTCTTAG
- the LOC6606736 gene encoding band 7 protein AGAP004871: MRERYAVESEKQHNVEPTPEDDNSYYIVEKVAVFVSWILVLLLFPLSLLCCLTIALEFHRLVVFRLGRIRSCLGPGLVFLLPCIDSFNTVDIRTDVVNVDPQELLTKDSVSITVNAVVFYCIYDPINSIIKVDDARDATERISQVTLRSIVGSKGLHELLASRQQLSQEIQQAVAKITEGWGVRVERVDLMEISLPSSLERSLASEAEATREARAKIILAEGEAKASMALKECSDVMSENQITLQLRHLQILRSLATERRVNVLFPIPLEIMAPFMDGKDSSDAAHDDDDRMDSDGEYDYLHLFSPKVYISGTPPDFFNDAQTENPEVGKTTENVEENKPARSWLWPSFFRPSRSAQDGEQPSSSRRVRPESGQPSPRSNRTDHAIEPYPLLSKPPARSSSPTKPSSIPIPPRPDPPTLPPIPPHPTLPPIPERPIPPPKNTSTPPEKDPKV, encoded by the exons ATGAGGGAGCGATATGCAGTCGAATCAGAGAAGCAACATAATGTGGAACCCACCCCAGAAGATG ATAACAGCTATTATATCGTTGAAAAGGTAGCGGTGTTCGTATCATGGATTTTAGTGTTGTTGTTATTTCCTTTATCGCTGTTGTGTTGTCTGACTATTGCCTTAGAGTTCCATCGACTTGTGGTATTTCGATTGGGTCGTATTAG GAGTTGCTTAGGACCAGGTTTAGTTTTTCTCCTTCCCTGCATCGATTCGTTTAATACGGTGGACATTCGCACCGATGTGGTTAATGTGGACCCGCAGGAGTTGCTCACCAAGGACTCGGTGTCGATTACAGTGAACGCAGTGGTGTTCTACTGCATCTACGATCCCATCAACTCGATCATCAAGGTGGACGATGCCAGGGATGCCACCGAAAGGATCTCCCAGGTCACCCTGCGCAGCATTGTGGGCTCGAAAGGACTCCACGAACTTCTGGCATCCAGGCAGCAGCTTTCCCAGGAAATCCAGCAGGCGGTTGCAAAGATCACAGAAGGTTGGGGCGTGCGAGTGGAACGAGTGGACCT GATGGAGATATCCTTGCCAAGTAGTCTGGAGCGATCACTGGCCAGTGAAGCGGAGGCGACAAGGGAGGCCAGGGCCAAGATCATTTTGGCAGAAGGAGAGGCCAAAGCCTCGATGGCTTTAAAAGAATGCTCAGATGTGATGTCGGAAAACCAAATTACACTACAA CTAAGGCATCTGCAGATTCTCCGTTCTTTGGCAACGGAACGTCGGGTTAATGTGCTTTTCCCCATACCTTTGGAAATTATGGCACCGTTTATGGACGGAAAGGATTCGTCGGATGCAGCACACGATGACGATGACCGGATGGATAGCGATGGCGAATACgattatttacatttattttcacCAAAAGTTTACATCTCGGGTACACCACCAGATTTCTTTAATGATGCGCAAACAGAAAATCCCGAAGTTGGAAAAACCACAGAGAATGTGGAAGAAAACAAGCCGGCGCGTTCGTGGCTATGGCCATCATTTTTCAGACCCTCGCGATCTGCCCAGGATGGCGAACAACCATCTAGCAGTCGAAGAGTTCGTCCGGAAAGTGGTCAGCCGTCGCCTAGATCCAATCGAACTGATCATGCAATCGAACCCTATCCACTTCTGAGCAAACCCCCAGCCCGTTCGAGTTCTCCTACTAAGCCTtcttccattcccattcctcCGCGTCCTGATCCTCCGACACTTCCTCCAATTCCGCCACATCCAACTCTACCTCCCATTCCGGAACGGCCCATACCCCCTCCCAAGAATACATCGACTCCGCCAGAAAAGGATCCAAAAGTATGA